The DNA region CGACTGCGGCCAGTTCCGACTGTCCGAGCTTGGTCTGCAAATCGAGGTACTGCGTCTCGGTCACGCGCACCTCGCGTTGCAATTGTTCGAAGGTGACCTGGTCCCGACTGGCGTTGCGGGCCTGTGGCTGCAGGGTGCCCAGGCTGCGGTTCAGGCTCCTCAGGCGGGCCTGCTGCATGGCCACTTCGGCGCGCAGGGTCACGATGCGCGTGCTGGCCTCGGCCAGGGCGGGGTGTTCAGTCACGGCTTCGCGCAGGCTGGCCTGCAAGCCCTGTTTCAGGTTCTGGACCTGTTTCTCCAGCCCCCGGACCGCACTGGAATCGCCCGGATAGGCCTGCCGGGCATCGCTCAGCTTGGCCTGCAAGGCCGTCAGTTGCTCGCGGGCACTGCGCACGCTCAGGCTCAGTTGCACCTGCTCGCGCACGCCGGGATCGCGCCGCAGGCGGGCCTGCTCCTGCTGCACCACCCGCAGGGCCGCCTCCGCGGCCAGCAGGTTGCGCTGGGCTTCATCCCGCTGGGCCAGCAGATCGCCGGTGCGCGTGGGCAGGTTGGCCTGCAACTCGGGCAGGTGGTCGTGCCGGAAGCGCTTGAGGGCTTCCTCCGCGGCGCGCAGACGCTGGCGGGCGGCGCTGGTCTCATGCTCGATGAAGGCCCGATCGGAGCGCGCCTGATGCGACTGGTTGCCCGCGTAAAACGCCAGAAATTCCCGGATCAGGGTGTTGACCAGCTCGGCGGCGGCCTGCGCCTCGCTGGCCTGGCCTTCCACCCGCAGCAAGCCGGCTTGCCCCAGGCGGCTGACGGTGAGGCGGCGCGCCAGCTCCTCAGGGGGATCGCTCAGTTGCAGGGTTTTGGCGACCTGCTCCAGCACGCTGCGGCTCTTCAGCAGCTCGCTGATATTGGCCACCATGGTGCCCTGGGTGAACCAGTCGTTGCCGCCGCCGAAGGGGTGCTTGCTGCCGATGCCGGTGTCCAGGGTGGCTGCCGCTACCCAGCTGGGCGGCGCCTGCCAGGTGTGGGCCAGGATGCCCAGCTCGGTGGCCAGCACCAGTCCGATCACCCACGGCAGGCGCCGGCGGCTCTCGGCCCACCAGCGGGGCCAATCGAAGGCCGGGGCATCGCGATCGTCGCGCCGGGTGGGGCTGACCATGGGCGTGGGCGTGAGCACCACCGGGAGGCGGGCCCGACGCTCTCGCAGCGGCACGGTGACCACGGGGGGACGGACCTCCTCGCGGGCGGTGAGGCGGGTGACCATCTCATCGAGCGGCGCGTGCAGCGCGTCCAGCTCGGCGGGAAACGGCACGGCCGGCAAGGCCCCCGGACGCAGGCCCAGCAGCTCGCTGCGCAGGGTGATGGCGGCGTAGGTGGGCCAGGACAGGCCACAGCGGGGATGCCAGTCCATGGCGGCCCGCAGCAGGATCGTCGCGGCCAGGCCTACCACCCCCACGGCGGGGAACAGGCCACGCGCCAGGGCGCTTTCGGCCACCCGCTCCAGCGTGGTCAGCTCGTGTTCGAAACGCTGCAGGACCGCGCTCTGGCGGGCCGGATCGGGGAAGGTCTGGGGATTCATCGGGTGCCTCGTGCGCTCGGAAAGGCGTCCAAACTGCGGGGTAATTCGACCAGACTCGGGTCGCCCACCAGCGTGACCAGCTGGGACCAGCGCATGGCCACCTGTTGCTGGGCGCTCGCGACCTCGTGGCGCAGCCGTCGGGCGTTCAGGCGGGCGTTGGCCAGCTGCTGGACGGCCCCCTGGCCGCGGGACAGTTCGCGCGCGGCCAGGCGGGCTTCCAGTTCGGCCGTCTCGACCGCGGCTTGCGCCAGCAGCACCTGGCGGCGGGCCATGAGCAACTCCTGGTGGGCCGCGCTGACCTGGTTGACCACGTCCAGCACCGTGCGGCGGTAATCGGCCTCGGCGATGCGCACGGCAGCCGCACTGCGCTGGTTGCTCTGGGGCGCCGTGAGCAGGTCGCCGACGTTCAGGTTGACGCCCAGCGCGGCGTTCGGCAGCAGGGTGCCTTCCGGCGTCACGGCGGCGCTGCCGGCCATGTTGTTGGTCAGGTTGAGGCTGGCGCGAATCGCGCGCGCCCACCACCATCCCTGGCTTTCCTGGTCCAGCCGAGCCTGTTCGAGGCGCGCCTGGGCTTGCACCACGCCGGGGTTGTGTTGCACGGCGCGTTCGAGCGCCGCCGGCAGACTGAGGTCGGCGGGCGCGGCCAGGGCCAGGCGGGTTGGCGCCAGCGTGCCCAGGCACAGGCCGAAGATGAGAAGCGATTGCCAGGGTCTCACGGGGGTTCCTTTCAACGGGCAGGCGTCGATGGGTCGGGGCGATCGCCTTCAGCGCGCCCCGCGGCGACGCAGCAGGGCCGGGATGGTGCGCAGCAGGATCGCCCAGTCGCCCCGGAAGTTCCGCGTCACGCTGTAGTAGGCATCCAGGGCCAGACGTTCCTTTTCCGACAGGTCACTGCGCCCGCTGATCTGCCACAGGCCCGTGATGCCGGCCGGGGCCAGGAAGCGCGTGCGCTGCCAGTCTTCCTGCAGGGCCGCCGCTTCGTAGAGCGGCAAGGGCCGATTGCCGACCAGGCGCATGTCGCCCCACAGCACGTTCAGCAGCTGGGGCAGCTCATCCAGGCTGGTGCGGCGCAGGAAATGGCCCACGCGGGTGATGCGCGGATCCTGTTCCAGCTTGAAGAAGGTTCCGCCGCGGTACTGGTTGCGCGCTCGCAGGGCGGCCACCTGCTGTTCCGCATCCAGGCGCATGGTGCGGAACTTGAAGCAGGTGAAGACCTCGCCCTGTCGCTGGCCGGGCCGATAGGGGCGGCGGTCCTGACCGGTGCGCAGCTGGGTGAAGAAAGCCGGCCCCGGAGAGTCCAGCTTGATCGCCAGGATGATCAGCAGCCAGAGCGGTGCGCTGGCCACGATCAGGCCGGCCGCCAGGGCCTGGTCGAGCCAGCCGTGCCAGCGTTCGCCCCAGGGCGTCTGCCAGGAAGCCCCGAGCACCCGTTCGTCATCGCTGGCACGCGCCCGGACGGGCGTGGTCTGCCATTCCAGCTCCCCGTGGGGAAACAGCCAGCGTTGCTCCCAGCGGGTGCCAAGCCCGACGCGCGTGTGGGGAAACACGCTGGTGTCGCGCAGTTCAGCCCCCCGCTCGACCCGGCAGCCGGCCTCCAGGCTCGTGCCGGGGCCGATCACGGCGTCCGCTTCGACCTGGACGCCCGGCCCGATGAAGCAGGGCGCCTGCAAGCGGGCACTGGGATGCACCCGGGCGCCGGGGGCGATCCAGATGCCGGGGGTGCGGGCCTCGGCCAGGGGCTGATGATGCACGAGATTGCCGGCCAGGGCGGCCTGCAGGGCGGCCATGTAGCCGCCCGGTTCGCGGGCGTCGGCCAGCCAGCCGTCGAGGCGCACGCCGTGGACCGGCAGGCCGCGGGCGATCGCCCGACGCAGGCTGTCCTCATCGGGCTCCCAGCCATCGGCCAGCAGCTCGGTGAGTCCGTCCGCGCGGCACAGGAAGAGGCCAGCCAGGGCCAGGCCGTCAGCGCGGGCATCGGGCGTTTCCCGCAGGCGTCCGCTCGCATCCAGGCACCAACGCCCGCTCAGGCCGCTGACCTCGGGGGCCCGCAGGCCCACCGTCAGGGCGCTGCCGGTCTGCTGGTGAAGGTCGTGCAGCGCGTCGAGACGGGCCTGGCTGACCAGGCTGCCCGGGCACAGCAGCACGTCCGAGGCCGGTTCGCCCAGCTGGCGACGCCAGCCGGGGTCATTGCCCGTTCGGCCGTTCTCCAGATGCATGCGCAGGCCGAGGCGGCGAGTCGCCTCATCCAGGTGTTCGGCCAGCGCCGCGGGGCGTTCGCGCAGCACGACATCGATGCGTCCGCACCCACTGGCCGCGAGCCAGCGGGCCGTGCCCAGCAACAAGGGGCGCCCCAACAGAGGCAACAGGGCGGCCGGCTGGGTTTCGCCCAGAGGGCCGAGCGTCGTCCGGCTGCGCAGGGCGGTCAGAATGGCTTGCACGTCGGGGGTCCCTTCCGTCGAAAATTCAGGCTGGGTCGATGTTTTCCACGATCGCGAAGAGCCGGTGCAACTGCGCCTGCTCGAAGACGCGTCGCAGGGCGGGGGGCGGCGATACCAGCACCAGGCCCTGCCCGTTCAGTTCCGCCAGGTCCAGCGCGTGGACCAGAGCCGCCACGCCTTCTGCGTCCCAGCGCGTGACGGCCGCCAGGTCGAGCTGCCACTGACTGACGCGCTGGGCGGTCAGTTCGCGGGCGGCCGCTTTGAGCGCCTCGGCCAGCTTGCGATCCAGCGGGCCGCTCAGGCGCAGGCCTGGCAGGGGCCATTCGAGGCGCGCCAGGCGGCTCGCCTGAGGGGGCATAAAACGCAGGCTTGGCCAGCCTTTACGTGGGCCGAGTCCGGTCTTGCTTCCCGGGTGCTGGAGCACGCCGGCTGAGCTGCCGACAAACTGCATGTCGTCTCCTTTGCTCGGGGGTTTCGCTGGCCAGCCTAGTCCCTGCGGCTTGATTCAGCGCTGGGCAGCCTGACCAAAGGGTCTCGGCTCAATCATTAAAAGGCAGATGGGAACAGCTTTTTCGGGTGACGACGGAAGTCTTTGTTGATCTTGTCGAAACGTTCGAACGGCTTCTCCCGTTAGGCTTTGGTGAGCGGCGGCCAGGCGGGAATAAGGGTATGCAGGAGTCGCCACTTGCCGCCGTGCGTGCGCGCGGCCATCAGCCCCGCCCCTGGTACGTGATGGAAACCCAGCCGGACTATTACGAACAGCTTCAGGTGCATCCCAAAGCCAGCTTGGCCGTGATCAAGCGGGCTTACCGCACGTTGATGCTGGAGCTCGGGCACCACCCCGACCGCGGCGGCAACCCCGACCAGGCCAAGCGCATCACCGAGGCGTACGAGGTCTTGAGTGACCCGGTCCGCCGGGCCGCCTACGACCAGCAGTGCAACGCTCTGCGGGCCCGTGCCGTCAAGGACGATGGCGCTCTGGTGGTGCTGTGTCCCGCCTGCGGGACGAAAAACCGCGTCCATCACGAGGGCGTGCTGCAGGTGGCGCGCTGCAGCCGATGTGCGCAGAGTCTGGCGCGCCTGCCTCAGGCGGCGGCGCCGCCGGTCGATGCGAGCTGGCCCAGCTGGTTGCGACCGGCCGCGGGACCTCGCACCCAGGGACCGCGTTCGGCGACGGTCCTGGTGGTGGGTTTGTGCGGTTTGCTGGTCAGCCTCGGGGCGGCGGCCTGGGCCCTTCGGGACGGCCCATTGTGGCCCGCCAGTCCGCCGTTCGCGGGGAATGGGGGCGCGGATGGGCTGCCGCTCGAGGACCTCCGCTGGTGGTTGGGGAAGGCCTGGGGGCAGGACCCGGCCGAGGTTCGCTTGCACGAAAAGCTGGGTGAAACCTTCTTGCTGGAGCGGCGCTACCGCGAGGCCCGCGTCCATTTCTCGATGGCGTCCCGCCTGCAGCCCGACAACGCCCATCTCAAGGCCCGCGAGGCCCGGGCCGCCTTGCTGGATGGGCGGCTCACCGAGAGTGAATGGCTCTACAAGGCAGCCTTGCGACTCGACCCGCAGTTGGTTCCGGCTCTGGTCGATCTGGGCCACCTGCACGCCGCGCGCAAACGCGATGAGGAAGCGCTGGATTACTTCGCTCGCGCCCACCAGCTTCAGCCGCGGGCTGAACTGGCCGCTCAGATGGGCGTGCTGTTGCGTCGTCAGGGGCGCCCCGGAGCGGCCATGGAACGATTTCAGGCCGCACTGGGGCTTGACCCGCACCACCGCACCAGCCTGCTCCAGCTGGCGGAACTTCACGCCGCCCGGGGGGAATGGAATCAGGCCTTGCATCACTCCCTGGCCGCCAGCCGGCTCCAGCACGACGATGTGGCCCTGCACGCCCAGCTGGCCGACCTGTACGCGCACGTGGGGCAGGTCTGGAAAGCGCGGGCCGAATGGCACACCTGTTTGAAGCTGGCCAAGGACGACCCGATGCTGGCGGCGCGCGCGCGCCAGGCCCTCCAACGCCTGGATACGCCTGGATTTAACACGCGCTGATGTGAATCCATCACAAGATTTAATCGATAGTTAAAATTAAATTCTTGTGATGGAGGTACGATGTTTTCGTGCCATGGGCGCCGTGGCCCGTGGATGCGGCAGGTTCTCGCTGCTCTCAGCCTCGTCCCGACCCTGCGAATGCCGCCAAGTCTTCCAGACACAGGAGGATCCGATGCGAGCACGTCGAACGGAGCGCTTCGAAGCCACGCTGATCGCGTTGGCGGCCCACGTGGAGTCGCTGGGCTTCGCGGGGCGCGGGGGCTACTACGCCTGGGACCGTCTGAAACATCTGGTCCGAGGCCTGCACGCCGCTCTCGACTATTACGAACTCGAGGGGGACGTCGCACCGGCGCGACGCGAACTGGAGGCCTACCATCGCGACATGGCCGGGATCGGCCTGCCGCCGGATGCCTGGGTCGAAGCCGAGTTGGGTCGTTTGCTGGGCGAGTTGGAAGCCCCGGTCACCTGGGAATTGTCGGTCGGGGAGACGCCGCCAGGGGCGCCGCAGGGCTACCCCGAGGGGATTCTGGCCGTTCACCCGGCCGCGCTCGATATGCTGGCGCGCCGCGCCAGCCCGTCGGAACAGCCGGCTGGCTGATGCCATCGCGAGGCGTGGGGCAGGCTGGTTGGCGGCTGCAACATCCGCGCTTCGTGGGCTTCGGTGATCACGCGGGAGGCGCATCCTGAATACAGGATGCGCCTCTGATGTCAGGCCCGGATCACACGGCGCTCTGGCGTCACGATGAGCCCCGCGCGACGGGTTGACCCTACCCGGCTGCTGCACCTACCACCAGTGGCCGATGCCGCTGCGGACGCCGCGCAGGCCTCCGCCCAGCCGTCCGCCCCAGAGACCGCCTCCGCCGGCGCCGGCCGTGCTGCTGCTCTGGTCGAGCATCTCGTCGTCGGCGCCGATCTCGTGGGCGATCGGCAGCAGGTCGATGATGCCGGTGCCCAGGTGATACAGGTAGAGCTGGCGATCGCCGGTGCGGTCGGAGTTGAAGACCAGGGTGTCCTCGGAATTCCCCAGGAAGCGCGGTGAACGTTCGTCGTCGGCCGAATTCGCCATGATCAGGCGGTCGGTGAAGCCGCTGGTCAGGTCGGCCAGATAAATGTCGTCGCTGCCGGCCCGGTCCGACACGTAGGTGAGCAGGGTGCCATCCTGGCTGAGGGCCGGTTCGAACTCGTCGTCTTCGCTGTTGACGAAGGGCGGATTGACCAGGGCCGCCGTCTCGAAACTGTACAGAAAGACGTCGAGCCCCATCCCGTCGACGTCGGCGCAAAAGGCCACGTAACGACCGTCCCCGGAGATCCAGGGCGTGCGGATGTCGTCGCCCAGGGCGGCCACGGCGGTGGGCACCAGGGTGCGCCCGGTGGGCACTTCATGCACGCCCAGCACCCAGTCGCCGTAACGCTCGAAAGCAAACGCGATGCGGTTACCGGCGTCGTCGATGCTCGGCGCCACCTCGTCCCAATCGGTATTGAGCGTCGGCAACGTATCGATCAGCGAGGTTTCCGTGTCGTACAGGTAGATGTCGAAGTTGCCACTCACATCGGTGGCGTATATCAGCCAGCGTCCGTTGGCGCTGATGCGAGGGTTGATCTCGTCATCGCCCGTGTTCACGCCGGGCAGGGCCAGGACCGTCCCCACGGCATGGTCATAGACGAACACGTCCGCCCCGTAACCGCCCCCGCCTTTGCGGTCGGAGGAAAAGGCGATCAGGCCGCTCTGGCCCAGGGCCCCGAAGCCCGTGGCCTGCGCGGCCGCTTCGGCGCGGGCCGCCGCGCCGCTGATCAGGTCCACCGGATTCAGCGTGGACACGCTGCCGCTGGCCTGGGCCGTGGCCGAGGCGCCCACGGCCGCTTCGGGCGACTCGGGGGCGTCCTCGGCCTCATCCGCCTCGACGGGCACCGGCACCACCACAGGCCTGCCCGTGCGCCAATCGAAGTCGTCCAGCGAGGGCGTCCAGGGTCGCTCCAGCCCCCCGAGCCGCAGGTCCTGCGTCGGCCCCGCCGTGGGTGATGGGCTGGCGCTTGTCGGCAGCGCCGTGGCGATCGGTGTTGGGCTGGGCATTGCGGGGGGGGGGGCGCTGGCTTGGGGGCCCCCGCAGGCTGCAATCCATGCCGATAGAAGTGCCGGTAGGCCCCAGCGGCCCGCTCGCGTGCTCCTCACAGTCAGCCTCCTCCCGGGCCGGCTTCCATGCAAGGGCCGGCACTCGACTCATGCCGACACTATAGGAACGACGTTTCGCTTCTGCCAACGCACGCCTAGTGGCTTCTGGGGCGCCCCTCTTTCCACGGTCGCGTGACGCAAACATCCTGGATCAGCCCGTTCCCGTTCACGATCGCGGTGAGCCCGTAACGGGGAGATTGCCAGAGGTCGCCGTGTTGTGTTCCGGGAAAGCGAGCGTCGAGGGCCTTGGCCGGGCTTCCCACGCCCAGTTCCGGCCGCATGCGCAGACGTGGCGAGCGGGTCGTGACCCGCTCCAGGCGATCCTCCTGATCGAAGTGCAACGCCAGCGACAGCGGCGTCTGCAGCGGGGCCTGCCACGTGTCGCCCGGGGGTTCCAGCCGCCCGAGGGCCTGGACCGTGTCGCGCATGTCCCCCAGCATCAGCAGGCCGACCGAGAATCCTGGTATCAGTTCGTAGGCATCGAGTTTCAGAAAGCCGCGCTCCAGAAAGACATAGCGCTTCGCCTGATCGCCGGCCAACACCAGCATATCGGGCACGGTGCGACCAGCGGGCTGTACCGTGCGCACTTCGAGTAAGCTTTCGCCTCCCGGTCCTTTCAAGAGCCAGGGCCCCTGTCCCTCGAATCGTTCGTCGTGGGTCAGGGGCAAGGTCAGCACGTCATGGAGGTGTCCTCCGCGGTTCGTGCTGGCGAGTTGCAGGATGCTCCCCTTTCTCGGGGTGTGTTGAAGCCACAAGCGTTCCGCCTTGCCGTCCTCGTCCAGGTCGGGCAGGGACAGGCTCGCGCCGCGCGTGGGCAACCAGGCGGGCAGGTGGGGGAGCAGGCAGCCCACTGCCAGCAGTAGCGTGGCACCGCCAGTCAGCCACCATCGGATGCCCAGACGCCACCAGGTGACATTATCTTTGGGTTTTTTCGCCTTGGGTTTTGGCGAATTCAAAGATAAAAATCCCAAAAAATTCATCTGAACATCCTTTATTTCGCTATATTTTGCCCATTGAAAAAAGAAAAACCCTGGCTTGGGTGTTCAATACGCCGCGTGTTTGTGACACATTCGCAGCGGATGATAAAGGACTCATCAAAAAAGGTCAGTTCCATCACTCATAAATCGATTCGCCGAAATGAACAGCTGCCTTGATGCCCTCGGTAGCGAAACACTGTGCCCCAGGCGATGCGTCGCATCGCGTCAGGGCCTTCAGCCTCGGCGGTGAGGATCGGGATGAGGGAAGCTCCCTCGAAGGAGGATGAACGCATGCGTATGCGCAATTGGATGGCTGCGTCGCTGTCCCTGTCTCTGGGACTGGGCGTGCTGGCCGGGTGCGGCAGTCAGCCGGCACCCACCACGCCGCCCCAGCAGGAGGCGGTCGCGGCGCCGGTCGCAGCTCCCGTTCAGGCGCCTGAAGCGGCGCCGCAGACGCGGGTCGATGGCCCGATCCGGGCTCAGGAAGGTGGCGGCAGCGGCGGCAGCAGCCCGGCGTTGCCCACCGGGGGCGGCTCCACCACGGCCGCGCCGCCGGTGACGCAAGGGCCGAGTGCGCCGGCGGCGGCGAGCGGGGCGGGGGCTCCGCCACCCGTGGCCCAGGCGGGCACGCCGGGTGCGGTCGCGCTGATTTCCGATGACGTGGTCGGCGGCATCGGCGGCGGCCTGGTGATCGGGGCGACCACCGGCAACTTCGGTGAGGAAGGCGACAACGGCTTGATCACCTTCCAGTCCGACCGCGCCACCGGGGGCGGGGCAGGCTTCGACATCTTCGTCTTTGACGCGGCGGCTGCCACCGTGCTGGCCCTGCCGGGCGTCAA from Candidatus Sericytochromatia bacterium includes:
- a CDS encoding STAS domain-containing protein; translation: MQFVGSSAGVLQHPGSKTGLGPRKGWPSLRFMPPQASRLARLEWPLPGLRLSGPLDRKLAEALKAAARELTAQRVSQWQLDLAAVTRWDAEGVAALVHALDLAELNGQGLVLVSPPPALRRVFEQAQLHRLFAIVENIDPA
- a CDS encoding TolC family protein, producing the protein MRPWQSLLIFGLCLGTLAPTRLALAAPADLSLPAALERAVQHNPGVVQAQARLEQARLDQESQGWWWARAIRASLNLTNNMAGSAAVTPEGTLLPNAALGVNLNVGDLLTAPQSNQRSAAAVRIAEADYRRTVLDVVNQVSAAHQELLMARRQVLLAQAAVETAELEARLAARELSRGQGAVQQLANARLNARRLRHEVASAQQQVAMRWSQLVTLVGDPSLVELPRSLDAFPSARGTR
- a CDS encoding DnaJ domain-containing protein is translated as MQESPLAAVRARGHQPRPWYVMETQPDYYEQLQVHPKASLAVIKRAYRTLMLELGHHPDRGGNPDQAKRITEAYEVLSDPVRRAAYDQQCNALRARAVKDDGALVVLCPACGTKNRVHHEGVLQVARCSRCAQSLARLPQAAAPPVDASWPSWLRPAAGPRTQGPRSATVLVVGLCGLLVSLGAAAWALRDGPLWPASPPFAGNGGADGLPLEDLRWWLGKAWGQDPAEVRLHEKLGETFLLERRYREARVHFSMASRLQPDNAHLKAREARAALLDGRLTESEWLYKAALRLDPQLVPALVDLGHLHAARKRDEEALDYFARAHQLQPRAELAAQMGVLLRRQGRPGAAMERFQAALGLDPHHRTSLLQLAELHAARGEWNQALHHSLAASRLQHDDVALHAQLADLYAHVGQVWKARAEWHTCLKLAKDDPMLAARARQALQRLDTPGFNTR
- a CDS encoding sugar transferase; the encoded protein is MQAILTALRSRTTLGPLGETQPAALLPLLGRPLLLGTARWLAASGCGRIDVVLRERPAALAEHLDEATRRLGLRMHLENGRTGNDPGWRRQLGEPASDVLLCPGSLVSQARLDALHDLHQQTGSALTVGLRAPEVSGLSGRWCLDASGRLRETPDARADGLALAGLFLCRADGLTELLADGWEPDEDSLRRAIARGLPVHGVRLDGWLADAREPGGYMAALQAALAGNLVHHQPLAEARTPGIWIAPGARVHPSARLQAPCFIGPGVQVEADAVIGPGTSLEAGCRVERGAELRDTSVFPHTRVGLGTRWEQRWLFPHGELEWQTTPVRARASDDERVLGASWQTPWGERWHGWLDQALAAGLIVASAPLWLLIILAIKLDSPGPAFFTQLRTGQDRRPYRPGQRQGEVFTCFKFRTMRLDAEQQVAALRARNQYRGGTFFKLEQDPRITRVGHFLRRTSLDELPQLLNVLWGDMRLVGNRPLPLYEAAALQEDWQRTRFLAPAGITGLWQISGRSDLSEKERLALDAYYSVTRNFRGDWAILLRTIPALLRRRGAR